A window of the Natronomonas salina genome harbors these coding sequences:
- the pspAB gene encoding PspA-associated protein PspAB: MGVFDSIRQVLGLSAEADASRDADPEDLFGMSTAYLTMEADLDFAPTGDAALCFANVDSTAFSRARDEVEAILELGEEEAGTTADFVEDSHGYHWVVLHDSDFESLVTSVHFAADTLVEAGFGSRLLAALFAFDRDEKTAYWVYSFRRGAFYPFIPTGNHERDQKVEFKLESVLDGELEVEDDTAYWYPMWPEGDAHPWG; encoded by the coding sequence ATGGGAGTGTTCGATTCGATCCGGCAGGTCCTGGGGTTGAGCGCGGAGGCCGACGCCAGCCGCGACGCCGACCCGGAGGACCTCTTCGGCATGTCGACGGCGTACCTGACGATGGAGGCGGACCTCGACTTCGCCCCGACGGGCGACGCGGCGCTCTGCTTCGCCAACGTCGACAGCACTGCCTTCTCGCGCGCCCGCGATGAGGTGGAGGCAATCCTGGAACTCGGCGAGGAGGAAGCGGGGACGACCGCGGACTTCGTCGAGGACAGCCACGGCTACCACTGGGTCGTCCTCCACGACTCGGACTTCGAGAGCCTGGTGACGAGCGTCCACTTCGCCGCCGACACGCTCGTCGAGGCGGGGTTCGGGTCGCGGCTGCTGGCGGCGCTGTTCGCCTTCGACCGCGACGAGAAGACCGCCTACTGGGTGTACTCCTTCCGGCGCGGGGCGTTCTATCCGTTCATCCCGACGGGCAACCACGAGCGCGACCAGAAGGTCGAGTTCAAGCTCGAGAGCGTCCTCGACGGCGAGCTGGAGGTCGAGGACGACACCGCCTACTGGTACCCGATGTGGCCCGAGGGCGACGCCCACCCCTGGGGCTGA
- the radA gene encoding DNA repair and recombination protein RadA — MAATADLEDLPGVGPATAEKLSENGYDSYQSLAVASPGELSNTADVGESNANDIIQAAREAADIGGFETGASVLERREQIGKLEWLIPEVDEMLGGGVETQSITEVYGEFGAGKSQVTHQLAVNVQLPKEVGGLHGRCIFVDSEDTFRPERIDEMVRGLDDDVIQAAMDQREIEGSPGDEAAMTELVESFLDKIHVAKAFNSNHQILLAEKAKEIAAEYEDEEYPVRLLCVDSLTAHFRAEYVGRGELADRQQKLNKHLHDIDRVGNLYNAAVVVTNQVQSNPDAFFGDPTKPIGGNILGHKSTFRMYLKKSKQDKRIVKLVDAPNLPDGEAVMRVKGEGLKPE; from the coding sequence ATGGCAGCAACCGCAGACCTCGAAGACCTGCCGGGTGTCGGTCCCGCCACCGCAGAGAAGCTCAGCGAGAACGGCTACGACTCCTACCAGAGCCTCGCGGTCGCCAGTCCCGGCGAGCTCTCCAACACCGCCGACGTCGGCGAATCCAACGCCAACGACATCATCCAGGCCGCCCGAGAGGCGGCCGACATCGGGGGCTTCGAGACCGGCGCCTCGGTCCTCGAGCGCCGCGAACAGATCGGCAAGCTCGAGTGGCTCATCCCCGAGGTCGACGAGATGCTCGGCGGCGGCGTCGAGACCCAGTCGATCACCGAGGTGTACGGCGAGTTCGGCGCCGGCAAGTCCCAGGTCACCCACCAGCTCGCGGTGAACGTCCAGCTCCCGAAGGAGGTCGGCGGGCTGCACGGTCGCTGCATCTTCGTCGACAGCGAGGACACGTTCCGTCCCGAGCGGATCGACGAGATGGTCCGCGGCCTCGACGACGACGTCATCCAGGCCGCGATGGACCAGCGCGAGATCGAGGGCTCGCCCGGCGACGAGGCCGCGATGACGGAGCTCGTCGAGTCGTTCCTCGACAAGATCCACGTCGCGAAGGCGTTCAACTCCAACCACCAGATCCTGCTGGCCGAGAAGGCCAAGGAGATCGCCGCGGAGTACGAGGACGAGGAGTACCCCGTCCGCCTGCTCTGCGTCGACTCGCTGACCGCCCACTTCCGCGCGGAGTACGTCGGCCGTGGCGAACTCGCCGACCGACAGCAGAAGCTCAACAAGCACCTCCACGACATCGACCGCGTCGGCAACCTCTACAACGCGGCCGTCGTCGTCACCAACCAGGTGCAGTCGAACCCCGACGCCTTCTTCGGCGACCCGACGAAGCCCATCGGCGGCAACATCCTCGGCCACAAGTCCACCTTCCGGATGTACCTGAAGAAGTCCAAGCAGGACAAGCGCATCGTCAAGCTCGTCGACGCCCCGAACCTCCCCGACGGCGAGGCGGTCATGCGCGTGAAGGGCGAGGGCCTCAAGCCCGAGTAA
- a CDS encoding CARDB domain-containing protein, with translation MRSVAALSLVTVVLLGGVVTGAVITDDAGEVALPSDAGPGDDAPASHGDADRQPSATTAGGDASDTASDDESASTGQQGGSMAQGSYSEAPNEDYQSNNDTNNTTDNDTGSGGGQNDTNQSSPTPGPADTPTPTPQPTDSPQPTETEADDDDDDGGWFFDSPTPEPTDTPTPTPQPTDTPSAATFEVVDALGSDSVTVGEYVEVTAMVENRGDQAGTYETELQVDGDPVATEEVFVEGGDVQTVTYQVQFENPGEYDVSVNNADAGTVEVTPRETDPQGGVEVIDAVVPADMVESGVETTARATVENPTDQQLEATLNVTIDGEQVAQTEVTLGPGERTEVSIPFEAQSGTVAVNGVEAGELRVDDSVGNDEAESAGPNEESGMDLGFLILGAAIIVACAILVAGAVRWQSDDSMLSKFDERRR, from the coding sequence ATGAGATCGGTCGCCGCGTTGAGTCTGGTCACAGTAGTGCTGCTCGGAGGCGTCGTCACCGGAGCCGTCATCACCGACGACGCCGGGGAGGTCGCACTCCCGTCTGACGCCGGACCGGGCGACGATGCCCCGGCGTCCCACGGCGACGCCGACCGACAGCCGTCCGCGACGACAGCCGGAGGCGATGCGAGCGACACGGCCAGCGACGACGAGTCGGCATCGACCGGCCAGCAGGGCGGTTCGATGGCGCAGGGGTCGTACTCCGAGGCGCCGAACGAGGACTACCAGAGCAACAACGACACCAACAACACCACCGACAACGATACGGGGTCGGGCGGCGGTCAGAACGACACCAACCAGTCGTCGCCGACGCCGGGGCCGGCGGACACGCCTACACCGACCCCGCAGCCGACCGACTCGCCCCAGCCTACCGAGACGGAGGCGGACGACGACGACGACGACGGCGGCTGGTTCTTCGATTCGCCGACGCCGGAGCCGACCGACACGCCGACACCGACCCCGCAACCGACCGACACGCCGTCGGCGGCCACCTTCGAGGTCGTCGACGCGCTCGGCAGCGATTCGGTGACCGTCGGCGAGTACGTCGAGGTGACCGCGATGGTGGAGAACCGGGGGGACCAGGCCGGGACCTACGAGACGGAACTGCAGGTCGACGGAGATCCGGTCGCGACGGAGGAGGTCTTCGTCGAGGGCGGCGACGTCCAGACGGTCACCTACCAGGTGCAGTTCGAGAACCCCGGCGAGTACGACGTCTCCGTCAACAACGCCGACGCCGGAACGGTGGAGGTGACGCCCCGCGAGACCGACCCCCAGGGTGGCGTGGAGGTCATCGACGCCGTGGTCCCGGCGGACATGGTCGAGTCGGGCGTCGAGACGACCGCCCGGGCGACGGTCGAGAACCCCACCGACCAGCAGCTCGAGGCGACGCTGAACGTGACCATCGACGGCGAGCAGGTCGCCCAGACCGAGGTGACGCTGGGGCCGGGCGAGCGGACCGAGGTGAGCATCCCCTTCGAGGCCCAGTCGGGGACCGTTGCGGTCAACGGCGTCGAAGCGGGCGAACTCCGGGTCGACGATTCGGTCGGGAACGACGAGGCCGAGTCCGCGGGGCCGAACGAGGAGTCCGGGATGGACCTGGGATTCCTCATCCTCGGGGCGGCGATCATCGTCGCCTGCGCCATCCTCGTGGCCGGAGCGGTCCGGTGGCAGAGCGACGACTCGATGCTCAGCAAGTTCGACGAACGGCGGCGGTGA
- the pheA gene encoding prephenate dehydratase — MKALTLGPKGTYSHRAAMSVADEIDFVESVTGIVEGVSSGEYERGVIPIENSIEGSVTESLDALADRNVAIVREIVTPIQHALLAQASEFDSVASHPQALAQCREYLSREYPSAATEAVASTARGVERAREDASVAAIAHPATAGDDLKVLARDIQDSTSNATRFVVLAPETERDDAGGKSTVVVYPNTNYPGLLLEMLEPFADRDINLSRVESRPSGERLGDYIFHFDFAAGLYEERAQEAVDELREIASNGWVRVLGSYDTEHVL, encoded by the coding sequence ATGAAGGCGCTGACGCTCGGTCCGAAGGGGACGTACTCACACCGCGCGGCGATGTCGGTCGCCGACGAGATCGACTTCGTGGAGTCGGTGACCGGCATCGTCGAGGGGGTCTCCAGCGGCGAGTACGAGCGTGGGGTCATCCCCATCGAGAACAGCATCGAGGGGTCGGTGACGGAGTCGCTGGACGCGCTGGCCGACCGGAACGTCGCCATCGTCCGCGAGATCGTCACGCCGATCCAGCACGCCCTGCTCGCGCAGGCCAGCGAGTTCGACTCCGTCGCGAGTCACCCGCAGGCGCTGGCGCAGTGCCGCGAGTACCTCTCCCGGGAGTACCCCAGCGCCGCGACCGAGGCGGTCGCCTCGACGGCCCGAGGGGTCGAACGCGCCCGCGAGGACGCCTCCGTCGCCGCCATCGCGCACCCGGCCACCGCCGGCGACGACCTGAAGGTGCTCGCGAGGGACATCCAGGACAGTACCTCCAACGCCACCCGGTTCGTCGTCCTCGCCCCGGAGACCGAGCGCGACGACGCCGGCGGCAAGAGCACCGTCGTCGTCTACCCCAACACGAACTACCCGGGGCTGCTGCTCGAGATGCTCGAGCCCTTCGCCGACCGGGACATCAACCTCTCGCGGGTGGAGTCCCGCCCGAGCGGCGAGCGCCTCGGCGACTACATCTTCCACTTCGACTTCGCCGCCGGGCTGTACGAGGAGCGCGCCCAGGAGGCCGTCGACGAGCTCCGGGAAATCGCCTCGAACGGCTGGGTCCGGGTGCTGGGTTCCTACGACACCGAGCACGTTTTATAA
- the lpdA gene encoding dihydrolipoyl dehydrogenase — protein sequence MVVGDIATGTDVLIIGGGPGGYVAAIRAGQLDLDVTLVEMDAYGGTCLNEGCIPSKALVHATDVAHDAGGAEHMGVHADPAVDVQGMVDWKDGVVDQLTGGVEKLCKASGVNLVEGRAEFAGENTVRVAHGGEGQGSESIEFEHAVVATGSRPIELPGFEFDGERILSSTHVLDLDEVPESMLVVGGGYIGMELSTVLAKLGTEVTVVEMLDDILPGYEDDVTRLVRERAEDLGVRFEFGETAQGWEDTGTDAFVTTETEDGETGEYTAEKVLVAVGRRPVTDTVNLEAVGLEPNDRGFVETDHEARTDVDHVFAVGDVAGEPMLAHKAYREGEVAAEVIAGEPAALDHQAVPAAVFTDPEVGTVGLTEDEAEAEGFDPVVGQMPLRASGRALTLDDTDGFVRIVADEETGFVLGAQIVGPDASEMVAEVGLAVEMGAQLEDVAGTIHTHPTLSEAVGEAAANALGKATHTLNR from the coding sequence ATGGTCGTCGGAGACATCGCGACAGGGACGGACGTACTGATCATCGGCGGCGGCCCGGGCGGCTACGTCGCCGCCATCCGCGCGGGACAGCTCGACCTCGACGTCACGCTGGTGGAGATGGACGCCTACGGCGGCACCTGCCTGAACGAGGGCTGCATCCCCTCGAAGGCGCTCGTCCACGCGACGGACGTGGCCCACGATGCCGGCGGCGCCGAGCACATGGGCGTCCACGCCGACCCCGCGGTCGACGTCCAGGGGATGGTCGATTGGAAGGACGGCGTCGTCGACCAGCTGACCGGCGGCGTCGAGAAGCTCTGCAAGGCCAGCGGCGTCAACCTCGTCGAGGGACGCGCCGAGTTCGCCGGCGAGAACACTGTCCGGGTCGCCCACGGCGGCGAGGGGCAGGGCAGCGAGTCCATCGAGTTCGAGCACGCCGTCGTCGCCACCGGGAGCCGGCCGATCGAGCTGCCGGGCTTCGAGTTCGACGGCGAGCGCATCCTCAGCTCGACGCACGTCCTCGACCTCGATGAGGTCCCCGAGTCCATGCTCGTGGTCGGCGGCGGCTACATCGGCATGGAGCTGTCGACCGTGCTCGCGAAGCTCGGCACCGAGGTCACCGTCGTCGAGATGCTCGACGACATCCTCCCGGGCTACGAGGACGACGTCACGCGCCTCGTCCGCGAGCGCGCCGAGGACCTCGGCGTCCGGTTCGAGTTCGGCGAGACCGCCCAGGGGTGGGAGGACACCGGCACCGACGCCTTCGTCACCACCGAGACCGAGGACGGCGAGACGGGCGAGTACACCGCCGAGAAGGTGCTCGTCGCGGTCGGCCGCCGGCCGGTCACGGACACGGTGAACCTCGAGGCGGTCGGCCTCGAGCCGAACGACCGGGGGTTCGTCGAGACCGACCACGAGGCCCGCACCGACGTCGACCACGTCTTCGCCGTCGGCGACGTCGCCGGCGAGCCGATGCTCGCCCACAAGGCCTACCGGGAGGGCGAGGTCGCCGCGGAGGTCATCGCCGGCGAGCCCGCCGCCCTGGACCACCAGGCCGTCCCCGCGGCCGTCTTCACCGACCCCGAGGTCGGCACCGTCGGACTGACCGAGGACGAGGCGGAGGCGGAGGGCTTCGACCCCGTCGTCGGCCAGATGCCGCTGCGGGCCTCCGGCCGCGCGCTGACGCTCGACGACACCGACGGCTTCGTCCGGATCGTCGCCGACGAGGAGACCGGGTTCGTCCTCGGCGCCCAGATCGTCGGCCCCGACGCCTCGGAGATGGTCGCCGAGGTCGGCCTCGCCGTCGAGATGGGCGCCCAACTCGAGGACGTCGCCGGGACCATCCACACCCACCCGACGCTCTCGGAGGCCGTCGGCGAGGCCGCGGCCAACGCGCTCGGGAAGGCGACGCACACCCTGAACCGGTAG
- a CDS encoding 23S rRNA (uridine(2552)-2'-O)-methyltransferase, which yields MARKDDYYNRAKQEGYRSRAAYKLKQIDADAGLFGEGNTVVDLGAAPGGWLQVATEEVGDSGSVVGVDRQGIEPIDGVETVRGDMTDEETREEIVDRVGEADVVVSDMAPNMTGEYSLDHARSVHLARMAFETALELLAPGGDFVAKVFEGPDTDDLRADIDEEFEYVRTIHPDASRDSSSELFMVAKGRLTAPVREGDTVEVEIEDVGREGDGIAKVEGYTLFVAGAEEGETLQVRVTDVKPRFGFAERVD from the coding sequence ATGGCTCGCAAGGACGACTACTACAACCGGGCGAAACAGGAGGGCTACCGGTCCCGGGCCGCCTACAAGCTCAAGCAGATCGACGCGGACGCGGGGCTGTTCGGCGAGGGGAACACGGTCGTCGACCTCGGGGCCGCCCCGGGCGGCTGGCTGCAGGTCGCGACGGAGGAAGTCGGCGACTCCGGGTCCGTCGTCGGCGTCGACCGCCAGGGTATCGAGCCCATCGACGGCGTCGAGACCGTCCGCGGGGACATGACCGACGAGGAGACCCGCGAGGAGATCGTCGACCGGGTGGGCGAGGCCGACGTCGTCGTCTCCGACATGGCGCCGAACATGACCGGCGAGTACTCCCTGGACCACGCGCGGTCGGTCCACCTCGCGCGGATGGCCTTCGAGACGGCCCTGGAGCTGCTGGCGCCGGGCGGGGACTTCGTCGCGAAGGTCTTCGAGGGCCCGGACACGGACGACCTCCGGGCGGACATCGACGAGGAGTTCGAGTACGTCCGGACCATCCACCCCGACGCCTCCCGGGACTCCTCCTCGGAGCTGTTCATGGTGGCGAAGGGCCGGCTCACGGCACCGGTCCGGGAGGGCGACACGGTCGAGGTCGAGATCGAGGACGTCGGCCGCGAGGGCGACGGCATCGCGAAGGTCGAGGGGTACACGCTGTTCGTCGCCGGCGCCGAGGAGGGCGAGACCCTGCAGGTCCGCGTCACGGACGTCAAGCCGCGGTTCGGCTTCGCCGAGCGGGTCGACTAG
- a CDS encoding queuosine precursor transporter, giving the protein MSEVASRPRRPALPVGAVVLAAVFVASLATAQLTASKVLQFGVPFGASVPLAGDQLALPGAALAYALTFLASDCYTELYGRRAAQVLVNVAFAINFLVLALVWSTILAPAAPSSIDPAAFATVLGASTNIVAGSLLAYLVSQNYDVVVFERLREATAGDHLWLRNIASTGTSQLLDTVVFVGVAFWVFPQHLGLGPQLPTAAVVSLMVGQYLLKLLIALLDTPFVYLITGAVRRTEAPRGVAPR; this is encoded by the coding sequence ATGAGTGAGGTGGCCAGCCGGCCGCGCCGGCCGGCGCTGCCCGTCGGCGCGGTCGTCCTCGCCGCCGTCTTCGTCGCGTCGCTGGCCACCGCACAGCTGACCGCCTCGAAGGTCCTGCAGTTCGGGGTCCCGTTCGGCGCCTCCGTGCCGCTGGCGGGCGACCAGCTCGCCCTCCCCGGCGCGGCGCTGGCGTACGCGCTGACGTTCCTGGCGTCGGACTGTTACACCGAACTGTACGGCCGGCGGGCGGCGCAGGTGCTCGTCAACGTCGCCTTCGCGATCAACTTCCTCGTGCTCGCGCTCGTCTGGAGCACCATCCTCGCGCCCGCGGCGCCCTCCAGCATCGACCCGGCGGCCTTCGCGACCGTCCTCGGGGCCTCCACCAACATCGTCGCCGGCAGCCTGCTGGCGTACCTCGTCAGCCAGAACTACGACGTCGTCGTCTTCGAGCGGCTCCGCGAGGCGACGGCTGGCGACCACCTCTGGCTCCGGAACATCGCCTCGACGGGGACGAGCCAGCTGCTCGACACCGTCGTCTTCGTCGGCGTCGCCTTCTGGGTCTTCCCGCAGCACCTCGGCCTCGGGCCGCAGCTGCCGACCGCCGCCGTCGTCTCGCTGATGGTCGGCCAGTACCTCCTGAAGCTCCTCATCGCGCTGCTGGACACGCCGTTCGTCTACCTGATCACGGGCGCCGTCCGCCGGACCGAGGCGCCGCGGGGCGTGGCGCCGCGCTGA
- a CDS encoding ribbon-helix-helix domain-containing protein produces MPKISVEIPQELLDDLDEHVGDGGKFVNRSDAIRASIRKNLDLLDEIDARHDRLEATDE; encoded by the coding sequence ATGCCCAAGATAAGCGTCGAGATCCCACAGGAGCTGCTAGACGACCTCGACGAGCACGTCGGCGACGGGGGGAAGTTCGTCAACCGCAGCGACGCGATCCGCGCGTCGATCCGGAAGAACCTGGACCTCCTCGACGAGATCGACGCCCGCCACGACCGCCTGGAGGCGACCGATGAGTGA
- a CDS encoding twin-arginine translocase subunit TatC, whose protein sequence is MSSAVDDDVAQTVAEGRQHLGSFLRAGQKHLQKVFIVFVIGFMGTFSLLRLYIWEILRRDLNAHPDIVVVAITPFEVILLQAKIGLVAGVLLALPALAYFGRDSLKERGRWPENLPRWKLAAFVLIAALLFAGGVAYAYKLFFPLMFSFLAGNAMAAGFQPTYSIAMWAQFIFLLSMSFGLAAQLPLVMSSLSYTGIVPYETFRDKWKYAVLAIFVFGALFSPPDPFTQIMWAVPLVVLYGISLYVSKILVTTKRSSDSIDVPGTIRDRWNVLAGLLFVGAAATFAFYTYGGVEAVNEGLATVGSSYRFLPAEEAYGLGRDVYVGVAAAFYGLLAGLAGLAYLVYDGLEEPEGDRYAVADSAGGDPAEIDLSELDEAGIRAAPAAAFVRLDEDEAVELASQAMNDDDPERAQAILDRFDDAQPPEEDVSPNDFHYPEADDETAASGGSGVDVEPDEGASEDEDDDSGILARRGAGILGAFSEDDVDEDDIGGYAYDIAFVAESLTSKSFRLVGIFMAVMAATFVGLYQGGIAVLHGQFVSRMPDQFTAEQVSIVTLHPVEALIFMIKVSVILGAAATLPLVLYYAWPSLKERGFARGDRRVLLVWGGSLLTAMTVGSVLGFIYVAPTVISWLATDVLNAEMIIAYRVNNYGWLVFFLTVGIGILSMIPISMLLFHAGGIVPYRSMRNRWREFTIAVLAVGAFFSPRGVFTMFLLGVPVVAAYGLGLGLLWVITLGGRRSHDPAEPAD, encoded by the coding sequence GTGTCTAGCGCCGTAGACGACGACGTCGCCCAGACGGTCGCGGAGGGCCGACAGCACCTCGGCTCCTTCCTCCGGGCCGGCCAAAAGCACCTCCAGAAGGTGTTCATCGTCTTCGTGATCGGGTTCATGGGGACGTTCTCGCTGCTCCGGCTGTACATCTGGGAGATTCTCCGCCGGGACCTGAACGCCCACCCCGACATCGTCGTCGTCGCCATCACGCCCTTCGAGGTCATCCTGCTGCAGGCGAAGATCGGCCTCGTCGCGGGGGTCCTCCTCGCGCTGCCGGCGCTCGCGTACTTCGGCCGTGACTCCCTGAAGGAACGCGGCCGCTGGCCCGAGAACCTCCCCCGCTGGAAGCTGGCCGCCTTCGTGCTGATCGCCGCGCTGCTGTTCGCCGGCGGCGTCGCCTACGCCTACAAGCTCTTCTTCCCGCTGATGTTCTCGTTCCTCGCCGGCAACGCCATGGCCGCCGGCTTCCAGCCCACCTACTCCATCGCGATGTGGGCGCAGTTCATCTTCCTGCTGTCGATGTCGTTCGGGCTCGCCGCCCAGCTACCGCTGGTGATGAGCTCGCTGTCGTACACCGGCATCGTCCCCTACGAGACCTTCCGCGACAAGTGGAAGTACGCCGTCCTCGCCATCTTCGTCTTCGGCGCGCTGTTCTCGCCGCCGGACCCGTTCACCCAGATCATGTGGGCGGTGCCGCTCGTCGTCCTCTACGGCATCTCGCTGTACGTCTCGAAGATCCTCGTCACGACCAAGCGCTCCAGCGACTCCATCGACGTCCCGGGGACGATCCGCGACCGCTGGAACGTCCTCGCCGGCCTGCTGTTCGTCGGCGCGGCCGCCACCTTCGCCTTCTACACCTACGGCGGCGTCGAGGCGGTCAACGAGGGGCTCGCGACGGTCGGGTCGAGCTACCGGTTCCTCCCGGCCGAGGAGGCGTACGGCCTCGGCCGCGACGTCTACGTCGGCGTCGCCGCCGCCTTCTACGGCCTCCTGGCCGGCCTCGCCGGCCTGGCGTACCTGGTCTACGACGGCCTCGAGGAGCCCGAGGGCGACCGCTACGCCGTCGCCGACAGCGCCGGCGGCGACCCCGCCGAGATCGACCTCTCGGAGCTCGACGAGGCCGGCATCCGCGCCGCCCCCGCCGCCGCCTTCGTCAGACTCGACGAGGACGAGGCTGTCGAGCTGGCGAGCCAGGCGATGAACGACGACGACCCAGAGCGCGCCCAGGCCATCCTCGACCGCTTCGACGACGCCCAGCCGCCGGAGGAGGACGTCTCGCCGAACGACTTCCACTACCCGGAGGCCGACGACGAGACGGCCGCCTCGGGCGGGTCCGGCGTCGACGTCGAACCGGACGAGGGCGCGTCCGAAGACGAGGACGACGACTCCGGAATCCTCGCGCGGCGGGGCGCCGGCATCCTCGGGGCGTTCAGCGAGGACGACGTCGACGAGGACGACATCGGCGGCTACGCCTACGACATCGCGTTCGTCGCGGAGAGCCTCACCTCGAAGTCGTTCCGGCTGGTGGGGATCTTCATGGCCGTGATGGCGGCGACGTTCGTCGGCCTCTACCAGGGCGGCATCGCGGTCCTCCACGGGCAGTTCGTCAGCCGGATGCCCGACCAGTTCACCGCCGAGCAGGTCTCCATCGTCACGCTCCACCCCGTCGAGGCCCTCATCTTCATGATCAAGGTCTCCGTCATCCTCGGCGCGGCGGCGACGCTGCCGCTCGTCCTCTACTACGCGTGGCCGTCGCTGAAGGAGCGCGGCTTCGCCCGCGGCGACCGTCGCGTCCTCCTGGTGTGGGGCGGCAGCCTCCTGACAGCGATGACCGTCGGCAGCGTCCTCGGATTCATCTACGTCGCGCCGACCGTCATCTCCTGGCTCGCCACGGACGTCCTGAACGCGGAGATGATCATCGCCTACCGGGTCAACAACTACGGCTGGCTCGTGTTCTTCCTCACCGTGGGCATCGGAATCCTCTCGATGATCCCCATCTCGATGCTGCTGTTCCACGCCGGCGGCATCGTCCCCTACCGGTCGATGCGCAACCGCTGGCGGGAGTTCACCATCGCCGTCCTCGCCGTCGGGGCGTTCTTCTCGCCCCGCGGCGTCTTCACGATGTTCCTGCTCGGCGTCCCGGTCGTCGCCGCCTACGGGCTCGGCCTGGGGCTGCTGTGGGTGATCACGCTGGGCGGCCGCCGCAGTCACGACCCGGCCGAACCGGCGGACTGA
- the tatC gene encoding twin-arginine translocase subunit TatC produces MVESADGGYDADEGLVGEGPETDQEMPLADHIEEMVYRLGVVLVVMAIVSGLVFPFGDYIINFLWYSVLPGGDVARPRVYHPLGLILARLKVATLGGFVIALPVFVYQTYLFMRPGLYEHERRYYLASVPASLVLAAVGVLFAYFLILPAIFTYFLSYSEQSVDAIAFGLSQTFDLIVLMMGLFAAVFQIPLFVMLAIMMGLTTRAWLASKRLYFWGAFLGIAFLFSPDPTGMAPIMVAATMIGLFESTLLVLKWVGR; encoded by the coding sequence ATGGTCGAGTCCGCCGACGGGGGATACGACGCCGACGAGGGACTGGTCGGCGAGGGCCCCGAGACCGACCAGGAGATGCCGCTGGCCGACCACATCGAGGAGATGGTCTACCGGCTCGGCGTCGTCCTGGTCGTCATGGCCATCGTCTCCGGCCTCGTCTTCCCCTTCGGCGACTACATCATCAACTTCCTGTGGTACTCGGTGCTCCCGGGCGGCGACGTCGCTCGCCCTCGGGTTTACCACCCCCTGGGGCTCATCCTCGCGCGGCTGAAGGTCGCCACCCTCGGCGGCTTCGTCATCGCCCTCCCCGTCTTCGTCTACCAGACGTACCTGTTCATGCGCCCCGGCCTCTACGAGCACGAACGCCGCTACTACCTCGCGTCCGTCCCGGCGAGCCTCGTCCTCGCCGCCGTCGGCGTCCTGTTCGCGTACTTCCTCATCCTCCCCGCCATCTTCACGTACTTCCTGTCGTACTCCGAGCAGTCCGTCGACGCCATCGCCTTCGGGCTCTCCCAGACGTTCGACCTCATCGTCCTCATGATGGGGCTGTTCGCCGCCGTCTTCCAGATCCCGCTGTTCGTCATGCTCGCCATCATGATGGGGCTGACGACGCGGGCGTGGCTCGCGAGCAAGCGCCTGTACTTCTGGGGGGCGTTCCTCGGCATCGCGTTCCTCTTCAGCCCCGACCCGACCGGGATGGCGCCCATCATGGTCGCCGCGACCATGATCGGCCTCTTCGAGTCGACGCTGCTGGTCCTCAAGTGGGTCGGGCGCTGA
- a CDS encoding histidine phosphatase family protein, whose amino-acid sequence MTRVVAVRHGETDWNREGRLQGWAPVPLNDTGREQAAAAGAWLADEYDVDRVFGSDSLRTRQTAEAILESFGDLPAEYERHWRERHLGIYQGLTYADVEERFPRFGLGESAHEAALAVPESGESLRDVADRVTDRFAEVVDEHAGETLLVVTHGGPLHVLLGYAKGLSLQDALGTHHQSNCGVNEFRADGDDVEVVRGNVTEWRD is encoded by the coding sequence ATGACGCGTGTGGTCGCCGTCCGCCACGGCGAGACCGACTGGAACCGCGAGGGCCGGCTGCAGGGGTGGGCGCCCGTCCCCCTCAACGATACCGGCCGCGAGCAGGCCGCCGCCGCGGGCGCGTGGCTCGCCGACGAGTACGACGTCGACCGGGTCTTCGGCTCCGACTCCCTGCGGACCCGGCAGACCGCCGAGGCGATTCTCGAGTCCTTCGGCGACCTCCCGGCCGAGTACGAGCGCCACTGGCGGGAGCGGCACCTCGGCATCTACCAGGGGCTGACCTACGCCGACGTCGAGGAGCGGTTCCCCCGGTTCGGCCTCGGCGAGTCGGCCCACGAGGCCGCGCTAGCGGTCCCCGAGAGCGGCGAGTCCCTCCGGGACGTCGCCGACCGGGTCACCGACCGCTTCGCCGAGGTCGTCGACGAGCACGCCGGCGAGACGCTGCTCGTCGTCACCCACGGCGGCCCGCTGCACGTCCTCCTGGGCTACGCGAAGGGCCTGTCGCTGCAGGACGCCCTCGGGACCCACCACCAGTCGAACTGCGGGGTCAACGAGTTCCGCGCCGACGGGGACGACGTCGAGGTCGTCCGCGGGAACGTGACGGAGTGGCGGGACTGA